From the Marivivens sp. LCG002 genome, the window CATGGGCGAGCTACCCGAATTGATAGAGCGCCTATCGTAATTCTCCGCCACATTGTTGACACATTGCTTGATCTAGGGGCCGCTTGGGACAAAACACCAAGATGTTGCCGCGTCACTCGCGCAACAGATGTAAAAATCGTTTGATTTCAGGTGTTTTCGCAATGCGCCCTTCATGCTACCTTGCTTCCTAACAATTCGCGCCAGACTTGAATCGGGCGCACGAGGCAGAGCAAAGGTAACGACACGATGGGTCGTATTGAACAGGGTGCCCGTTCAGGGGTATTCGTATTTGTATGGTTATGTGTGACCCTGCTTACCACAAGCAGCGTCTTTGCAGCGCCTTTCGCGGCCATGGTCATGGACGCCCGCACCGGCGAGGTGATCCACGCCCAGAACGCGGATACGCCGCTGCACCCCGCCTCACTCACCAAGATGATGACGCTCTACATCGCTTTTCAGGCGATTGAACGCGGTGAAGTCAGCCTCGACACCGAATTCACGATCACCAGCGATGCCGCAAGCGAGCCTCCGTCCAAACTCGGCCTGCGGACGGGTCAAAAGATGAAGCTCCGCTATCTGATCCGCGCAGCCGCCATCAAATCCGCGAATGACGCAGCAACCGCCATCGGGATCGGCATTTCGGGCTCCGAAGCGGCCTTTGCAGACAGAATGAACCGGACCGCCGCGGCGATGGGGATGCGCAGCACGAGTTTTCGCAACGCAAACGGGCTGACCGCCAACGGCCACCTGTCGACCGCGCGGGATATGACCGTTCTGGGCCGCCACCTGATCTATGATTTCCCGCAGTATTATAACCTTTTCTCGCGTCGCGAAGCCGATGCGGGCATGCGGGTCGTCTATAACACCAACCGTCGTTTCCTTGACGCCTACGAAGGCGCGGACGGTATCAAAACAGGCTTTACCAATGCGGCGGGATACAACCTCGTCGCTTCGGCCCAACGCGGCAACGTCCGCATCATCGGCACGGTCTTCGGCGGCACGTCCACTGCAAACCGCAATGCCAAAATGGCCGAGTTGCTCAACATGGGCTTTGCCCAAGCCACATCCAACGCGCCCGTGCGCAAACCCGCCCCCGTAGAGCCCCAAGTCGGCCAAGCGGTCGTGGTCGGTTCCACCGAAGGCGGCGCGCCTCAGGGTGCAGGCAAAACCATCCGTGTGAGCGGGCTTGTCCAAACCAGCCTTCGCCCCAACACCCGTCCGACAAACGAAGCCCCTGCTCTTGCTATCGCAGAGACCGATGCCATCGCAGGCGCAGTGGCCGCCGCGATTGTCGCCGCATCGGCTCCGTCGGTCGAAGAAGCCCTGATCGACGTGATCGCAAGCGCCGAGGCCGCCGAAGAGCCCGTGCCCGTAGCCCCGAGCGCAACGCCCAAAGCGCGCCCCGAAGAGATCGTTCTCGCTATGGCGACCACCGAAGCGGAAACCCCGACCGAAACAGAAGAGACCCTCGCACTCGCGGAGACCCCGACCGAGCCTCTCGTTGTTACCCGCGTTTCGACAAGCGGCGGGCACAATTGGGGGATCAACGTCGGTCGTTTTGCCTCTCGCTACGAGGCAGAGCGCGTTCTTCTCAAGGTTGCTCTCAACGAAATGTCGACACTTGACGGCTCACTCCGCCGCGTGGTGCAAAGCCCCCGCGGATATGACGCCAACTTCATGGGTCTGACGCGGGAAACCGCTGATCTCGCGTGCCGCCGAATCCAGGCCCGCGGATCAAGCTGCTTTATGATCGGTCAGGACGGCTAAGCGACCGAACGTCCCTCAAAGGCTGCCGCCATCAACGCGCGCGTATAATCGGTCTGCGGGGCGTCAAAGATTGCTTTGGCGTCACCTGCCTCGACCACATCACCTGCTTGCATCACCATGACCTTGTGGGACAGGGCACGCACGACCTTGAGGTCATGCGAGATAAAGAGATAGGCCAACCCGTATTTCGACTGAAGATCGCGCAAAAGATCCACGATCTGGACCTGCACGGTCATATCCAGAGCCGACGTCGGCTCGTCGAGGATCAAGAGCTTGGGCCGTAGGATCATCGCCCGAGCGATGGCGATCCGCTGACGCTGACCGCCCGAAAACTCGTGTGGATAGCGATCCATCATCTCGGGGTTAAGTCCGACTTCGCGCATGATATCGGCAACCATCTCGCGTGTATCCCGCCCCTGTTCGACGCCATGCACCCCCAATCCTTCGGCGATGATATCGACGACAGGCATACGCGGCGAAAGCGAGCCATAGGGGTCTTGGAAAACGATCTGCATATCACTTCGAAGCGGGCGCATCTCGCGCTGGGACAGCTTGTCGATCGGTGTGCCGAGGAATTCGATCCCGCCCTCCGACCGAATGAGCCGCGCAATCGCCATCGCAAGTGTCGTCTTACCCGAGCCGCTCTCCCCGACGATCCCGAGGGTTTCGCCCGCGTTGACGGTCAGGGTCGCTTCGTTCACCGCCTGGATATGGCCGACGGTCCGTTTCAGAAGCCCGCGCTGGATCGGAAACCAGATCCGGAGTTTATCGGTGCTGAGCACAGGTGCCGCATCCGCCCGAGCAGGTGCAGGCGCGCCCCCCGCCTCGGCCGCAAGCAGCATCTTGGTATAGGGGTGCTGCGGGTTTGCAAAAATCTCGGCGGTCGGACCCTGCTCCACGATCTCGCCGTCTTTCATCACACAGACCCGATCCGCAATCTTGCGCACGATGGTAAGATCATGGGTGATGAAGAGCATCGCCATACCTTCATCCCGCTTAAGATCCTCCAAAAGATCCAGAATCTGTGCTTGGATCGTGACATCAAGAGCGGTCGTCGGTTCGTCCGCCACCAGAAGATCAGGCCCGTTGGCAAGCGCCATGGCAATCATCACGCGCTGGCGCTGACCGCCCGAAAGCTGGTGCGGAAACGCCCCGAGCCGCCCTTCCGCATCGCGGATACCGACACGATCAAGCAGCGAGATGATCTTCGCCCGCGCCTCTGCTCCCGTCAGACCCTGATGAAGCTCGAGCGACTCGCGAAGCTGCTTTTCGATCGTATGGAGCGGATTGAGCGAGGTCATCGGCTCTTGGAAGATAAAGCTGATATCATTGCCCCGCACGCGGCGAAGTTCCTTGGGCGACGCGCCCACCATTTCCGCCCCGTTATAGGTGATCGAGCCGCGCACAGTGGCGTTATCCCCAAGAAGAGACACGGTAGAAAGAGCCGTTACCGACTTGCCCGAGCCGCTTTCCCCGACCAAAGCCACCGTCTCGCCCTTGTCCACGTGAAAGCTTACGCCTTTGACGGCGTTTATGTCTCGGCCATCCTGACGGAACGCCACCGATAGGTCTCGGACATCCAGCAGTCTGCTCATGAGAAGGTCTTTCGTGGATCAAAGGCATCGCGCACACCTTCAAAGATGAACACGAGCAGCGACAGCATCGTCGCAAAGGTCATAAAGGCGGTGATCCCGAGCCACGGCGCCTGAAGGTTTCTCTTGGCCTGAAGCGTCAGATCCCCGAGCGAGGGCGCCGAGGACGGCAAACCGAAACCAAGGAAATCGAGACTGGCGAGCGTCGCAATCGCACCCGTCACAAGGAAGGGAAGCATTGTCACCGTCGCCACCGTCGCATTGGGAAGCACATGGCGGAACATGATCACGCGGTCACTCACCCCCAATGCACGCGCCGCGCGGACATATTCGAAGTTGCGCGCCCTGAGGAATTCCGCCCGCACCACATCGACAAGCGCAGGCCAGCCGAAGAGCACCGTGAGGAACACCAAGAGCCAGAAGCTTTTCCCCAAGATCGCGGTCAGAATGATCATGATATAGAGCGACGGCGTGCGCGAAAAAATCTCGATGGCCCGCTGGAACAAGAGATCGACCAGACCGCCGAAATATCCTTGGACCGCCCCTGCAACGATCCCGATCACCGACGAGATCGACACCACGATCAGCGCAAAAAAGATCGACAGACGGAAGCCATAGATCACCCGTGCCACAACGTCCCGCTTGGTGTCATCCGTGCCAAGCCAATTGGTGGCGCTCGGCGGTGCGGGGGCCACGCCTTTGACATCAACGATGGTGTCATAGGAGTAGGGGATCACAGGCCAGATCATCCATCCTGCCTGAAACCCATCATCGTCCAGCGTCTCGCCGTTCGCGACCGCTTCGATCAATTCCTCGGGTTCATCGAAACAGCGCTCGATCCCGCCCGTCACGATAAGGCACTTCACCTCGGGCGAGCTATAGATCGCCTCGGTCGGGAAATCGCCGTTATAGTCCCGCTCGGAATAGAAGCTGAAAACAGGCATGCGGTATTCGTCGCGATACTTCACAAGGATCGGCTTGTCGTTCGCAATGAACTCGGCAAAGAGGCTGAGCCCGAAAAGCACCGCCATGATGATCAGCGACCAATAGGCACGGCGGTTGTTGCGGAAATTCCGCAAGCGGCGCTGGTTGAGTGGGGACAAACGCATTGCTTACCCCCTGCTTTCAAAGTCGATCCGCGGATCGATAAAGATATATGTGATGTCGGTGATGATCCCGACGACAAGCCCCATCAGCGAAAAGGCGAAAAGCGTGCCGAAGACCACAGGATAATCGCGCTGGAGCGTCGCCTCATACCCCAGCCGCCCAAGTCCATCGAGGCTGAAGAGCGTTTCGATAATGAGCGAGCCGCCGAAGAACACCGAGATGAACAGCGCAGGAAAGCCCGAAATCACAATCAGCATCGCATTGCGGAACACGTGACCGTAAAGCACCTTGCGTTCGGAGAGGCCCTTGGCGCGGGCAGTCATGACATACTGCTTCTTGATCTCGTCCAGAAAGCTGTTCTTGGTCAGCATCGTCAAAGTGGCAAAGGCGGAAATGGTCGAGGCCACGACCGGCAAGGTGATGTGCCACAGATAGTCTTTGATCTTACCGAAAAGCGAAAGCTGATCCCAATTATCGCTCGTCAGACCGCGCAGCGGGAAAAGCTTGTGACAGGTCGGGTTATACTCGCGCAAGCCTGGAAACCAATCCTTGAGGAACGGCAACTCGAAACAGTTGTTCGAAGCAAAAAGCACGATAAGCAGGATTGCAAAAAGGAACCCCGGGATCGCATAGGCGACGATGATGACGCCACTGGTCCAAGTGTCGAAGGACGACCCGTCCGTGACGGCCTTGCGGATGCCCAGAGGGATCGAAACGATATAGGCGATCAGCGTCGACCAAAGACCCAGCGTGATCGACACAGGCATCTTTTCCAGAACAAGATCGACAACGGTGATTTTGCGGAACCAGCTCTCGCCGAAATCGAACTGGATGTAATTCCACATCATATCGACGAAACGCTCGAGCGGCGGCTTGTCGAACCCGAACTTCTTTTCCAATTCGGCTATAAAGGCGGGGTCGAGCCCCGTTGCGCCTCGATAGGTGCCCTGAAGCTCGATCTCGGTTGATTGGATATCGACATCCGCGTGCCCGCCCGAAATGGACTGGAACACGTCCCCGTTGCCTTCCATTTCGGCGATGATCTGTTCGATCGGGCCGCCTGGCATGAACTGGGTCAGGGCAAAGTTGATAACCATGATCCCGAACAAAGTCGGGATCACGAGAAGAAGTCTTCGGAAAATATATGCGCCCATGAGCCGCCTGCTGCTGCCTTATTGGAAGGCGCCTGCTTGTCGCAGAGCCTCGCCTTTTTCGGCGTTATACCACCAGAACGACATATAGCCCATATCATAAGGCGGAAGTTCTTCGGGGTGCTCGTACATATCGTAATAAGCGACCCAGTAATTGGCGAGATACCAAGCCGGAACGACGAAGAGCTCTTTGCGCATCACGCGGTCAAGCGCCCGTACGCCTGCAGCCATTTCCTCGCGCGTGGTCGCCTCTTTCACGATCTCGATAAGAGCATCCGCCGCAGGCGATGAATAACGCGCAGGGTTGAACACATCGCCCACGCCCGAGGTGCCATAGCGCTGGCCAAGCCCCTCGCCCTCTTCAAGCCCGTTGCGGTAACCGTCATAGATCATATCGAAATCACCGTTGTTGGTGCGTTCGGTATATTGCGCAGTGTCGATACGGTTCCAGACCGCATCGATCCCGAGGGCTTTGAGGTTCTCGATATAGGGCAGCATGATCCGGTCAAAGGTCGGCGAGTAGCCAAGGAATTCGAGCTTGAACGTCTCGCCCTTGTCGTTGACCAGCATCCCGTCGGCCCCTGCCGTCCAGCCCGCCTCTTCCATCAAGGCAAGAGCCTTGCGCAGGTTGCCACGGTCGAGCTGACGCTCGCCCGATGTATGTGGCATCGTCACCTCTTCGGTGAGGATCGCAGGATCAATCAGGTCCTTCACACGCTCGAGATACTCGAGCTCGAGGCCCTCGGGCTTGCCCTTGGCCTGCATATCCGAGTTCTGCCAGAAACTTTCACGCTGATCGAAAAGCCCATACTGGAGGTTATCGTTCGTCCAAGTGAAATTATACATCAGGCCGATCGCCTGACGGACGCGGATATCCTCGAACTTGGGGTTTTGAAGATTGAAGAGGAACCCGTAAGCGCCGGGCAAATTACCGTTCGCAATGGTTTCTTTCTTGACCCAGCCTTTTTCGAGCGCGGGGAAATCATAAGCCGTCGCCCAGTTCAGCGACGAATTTTCCTGACGGAATGCAAAGGCCCCCGCCTTGAACCCTTCGAAGGCGGCAGTGGTGTCGGCGAAATACTCGACGCGGAAGCTGTCGAAGTTGTTCTGACCCACGTTGATCGGATGATCCGCACCCCAGAAGTTCGGATTGCGCTTATAGGTAATCTCTTCGTTGATCTTGTAAGCGTCGAGCATATAGGGCCCCGTGCCCGGAGCGACTTCGAAACGCGCCTCGTCCAGACGGGCGCCAGTTTCCTCATACCAATGCTTGGGGAAAGCAGGGGTTGCCCCCGCCTGCTCGATCAACCCCGAACGTGGAATGTCATCGGCAAAGGTGAATTTCACGCGATACTCGTCGAGAGCTTCGACGTTTACGATCAACTGCGCCACCGCCGTTGCAAAAGAACGCGTGCCCTGTTCGATCAAGAGGTTATGGCTAAAGACGATGTCCTCGGCCGTCATCGGAACGCCGTCGGAAAAGGTCACATCGTCCCGCAGATTGAAGATCACCCAATCCTTGCTTTCGGGATACTCGATGGTGGTGCACAAATAGCAATAGGACGACCCCACTTCATCTGCGGTTCCCGCGAACAACCGCTCGACAGCGATACTCGCCAGAGCGCCCGGCGTTCCCTCTTGGGTCGCATAGGGGTTCATCGTGTCAAAGGTGCCCATCATCCAGATCGACATCTCGCCGCCCTTGGGGGCATCGGGGTTCACATAGTCGAGGTGCTTGAAATCGGCGGGATACTTGAGGCTGCCATAGGTCGAAATGCCGTGCGCGACGATGACCTCTTCATGGCTTTCCGCCAAAACCTGTCCCGCAAAGGCCACAGCCCCCAGAAAGATCACACCCCCCATGAGCGCCCAATTCGGCATCACTGCGGCTTTGGCGGCGTGACGCGGGGTTGAATGCGTTTTCGGGATCATGTGCTTCCTCCATGCAAACAAATTGCTTTGGGTATAGCTTAGGCTGCCCCAAAGGACTTGCAAGTTGAGTTTGCGTGATCGCCCAAAACAAAAGGCCGCCCCGAAGGACGGCCTTTGTTGGAATTAGGGTGTCGGCTTAGCCGCCGATGGTCGCAAGATAGGCAATCAGGTTCGCGCGATCTTCAACCTTGGGAAGACCCGAGAAGCCCATGGCGGTGCCGGGAGCGTATTTCTTGGGGGCTTCGAGGAAACCGTTGAGGTGCTCGGGGTCCCAAACCTGGGCCACAGCTTCGAGAGCGCCGGAATAGGCGTAACCGTCAACCGAATCGACAGCGCGGTTCACAACACCAAACAGGTGCGGACCAGTGCGGTTGTCGCCGTTTTCGAGCGAGTGGCACGAAGCACACTTTCTGAACACCTTTTCACCTTCGGCAGCATCGGCCGAAGCGAAAACTTCTTCAAACGAGGGGCCTGCTTCTGCGGCAGCATCGCCACCGGAACCGCCCTCAACTTCGATGGCATAGCCTTGGGCGTGGTCTTCACCGTGGGCACCGCCGCCGAAATAAATGGATTCGGCAGCCCAGCCGCCAAGAAGAAAGACCAGCAGAGCGCCACAAAAGCCGCCGAGAATTTTGGTCATCGTCATAGTGTCGAACATGTCGCGTTCCATTCCGTTCGCAATTTTGCGGCTATGTATCCGCTTACTGCTAGGTCTTGCAAGCAGTCTTACCGCGACTTATTGCCCATTTTACAAGTTTATGAACAGGAAAAACGAAATGACTGCTCGTATCGCATTCCAAGGAGAGCTTGGCGCCTATGGCCATCAGGCATGTGTAGAGACCCGTCCCAAGCACGAGCCCCTGCCCTGCGATACCTTTGAAGAGACCATGGATGCGGTGCGTCGTGGCGACGCCGAGCTTGGCATGGTGGCAGTCGAAAACTCGACCTATGGACGTGTGGCGGACGTGCATTCGCTTCTTCCCAAGAGCGGCCTGCATATCGTGGACGAGGCTTTTGTGCGTGTTCACGTCAATCTCTTGGGCACCAAAGACGCCCGTGTCGAAGATGTCACTACGGCCCATGGCCATCCGGTGATTCTCCCGCAATGCGCGGGCTTTTTGCGCGAACACAGCATCCGCGGCGTCGTCAGCAGCGACAACGCCCGCGCCGCCCGCGAAGTGGCCGAGCGCAATGATCCGTCGCATGCCGCGCTCGCCAGCGAGCTAGCCGCCGAGATTTACGGTCTCAAGGTTCTGGCCCGCCATATCGAGGACCACGACCGCAACACCACGCGCTTTCTGATCATGTCGCGCGATCTCGACCTGAAACGTCGCGGCAAATTCGGCATGATGACGAGCTTTATCTTCCGCGTGCGCAACATTCCCGCCGCGCTCTACAAAGCGATGGGCGGTTTCGCGACGAACGGCGTCAACATGACCAAGCTCGAAAGCTATATGGTCGACGGCGACTTCAACGCGACCCAATTCTATGCCGAGATCGAAGGCCATCCAGACGACCGCAATGTCGCTCTGGCGCTCGAAGAGCTTGATTACTTCACCAGCGAAGTAAAGCTTATGGGCGTCTTCCCATCGGCCCCGCGCCGCCACGAACGCTAGGTTTGGGGGGCCGCCTATGCGCGGCCCATCGCCTTTTCTTCGATATCCTCGGCAAAGTCGGCAACCCGCGTCTTGAACCGCTTGATGAGGTTCTGACGTGCAAGTTTCATCGACTGGAGCATCAATCGCGCAGCAAGTGTGCGCGGCTTGAGCTCGAACTCGACCCCCATCCGCGTGCGATTGGGGGACAAAGCAACTAGCTCGATCTCGCAGTCTCCTTCGATCCCGCCGGATTCGAAATAAACGTTGATTGAATTGGGGTTATCAGCGTGGGTGATCTGAATTGCGGCCTTGCGAGATTTCCCGCGGAATTCGAACTCGACCTCCCAGATCGACCCTTTGGCAATCGGTCCCTCGCCGGATGTGCGCACCACATCAACGCCACGCCGCATGGCGGCCCGCTCGAAAGCTTTATAGTCCGAACAACGATCGAAAACGAACTCCATGCTCGCTTCGATGTCCTCTTTGGTGCTGAATTTCATACGTCCGTCCGTCTTTGGCTGACCCTACGGTCATTTTTGATCAAGATCACCTCAATCTAGTCTGTCCGCAAGCCAATTGAAGAGCATGAAATGCGCAATCGACCCTTTTCGCGCGGGCGAGATGTCGGGATGCTCGCCCGCAAAGGCCAGAGCAAGCTCTTCTTTCGTGACCCAGCGCGCATCTTCCAACTCGGCAGGATCAACCGTGATTTCGGTCGAACTGGCCTCTGCATGGCACCCGAACATGAGGTTCATCGGAAAGGCCCAAGGCTGGCTGGCAAGATAGGTGACGCGGGCGCATCTGATCCCCGCCTCCTCGAAAACCTCGCGGCGCACGGCCGCCTCGATCGTCTCGCCGGGTTCGACAAAGCCGGCAAGACAGGAATACATCCGCTCGGGCCAAGCAGGAGAGCGCCCGAGAAGAACCGAGTTCCCATGCGTTACCAGCATGATCGCAACGGGATCGGTGCGCGGGAAATGCGGCGCACCGCAGGATGGGCAATTGCGCTGCCAACCGCCCACGGCCATTTTGCTTTCGTGACCGCATTTCGAACAGAACTTGTGGCTGTCATGCCACCCAAGAACGGCACGCGCTGTGCTGGCCAATTCCGCATCCTGCGGCGAAAGATGGGTCATGACGGCACGCAGCTCGGCAAATACCGCTCCCTCCCCAATAAGCGGGTGGCTCTGCTCTGTTGGATCGAGAAACCCCGAATGAAGCTCGATCTCCGAAGGGTTCCAGCCGCTCAGATCGACGGCAAAAGTCGGCACGCCATCAGGAAGCCCGAGGAAAATCGGCTCGCCCGCAAGATCCATTACGGGGTGACCGACCTCGACAAAGAAGAGCGCACGCACTTCGGCATCCGTCACAAGCGGTTTGCCCCGCCAAAGGATCATCGCGCGCGCATCGGGTCGCTGCCAAAGCGATTCGGCCTCGGGCCGAAGCTGTGCCGCGCGGTCATAGCCGCTTCCCCCGAAAGTCACCTCTTCCGCAATCCGCATCGAACTCTCTCCTTCAAGACGCATAACCTATGACCAAACCGATGGAAGGTTTCCAGCCTTGTTGCGGGATCAAAGGGCCTCACCCCTTGCAAAGACACCCCAAACCCCCTAACTCACCCCTCGAGAGGCTGGCGCGGGCGAGCGCTTCGCCAACCCGGTCAGGTCCGGAAGGAAGCAGCCGTAACGATTTCCGCTTGGGTCGCTGTCCAGTCTCTCACCTTTCCGCATAGATTTGACCGACAGATGTGGACCTCGCGGCGCGGGTTGCTTACCTTGTCCCTCGAACAAGATGATCAAGGCCCCCATGTCCGACACAGCAGCACGCCCCTATCAGGTCCTTGCGCGGAAATACCGCCCCGAGACCTTTGCCGATCTCGTCGGACAAGACGCCATGGTGCGCACGCTTCGCAATGCTTTTGCCGCGGACCGTATCGCCCAAGCTTTCATCATGACGGGCATCCGCGGAACGGGCAAAACCACGACCGCACGGATCATCGCCAAGGGGATGAACTGCATCGGCCCCGACGGAAACGGCAAACCCACCACCGATCCTTGCGGCGTGTGCGAGCACTGCACCTCGATCATGGAAGGCCGCCACGTCGATGTCATGGAGATGGACGCCGCATCGCGCACAGGCGTGAACGACATCCGCGAGATCATCGACAGCGTTCATTACCGCGCAGCCTCGGCCCGCTATAAAATCTATATCATCGACGAAGTTCACATGCTCTCGACAAGCGCTTTCAACGCGCTTCTCAAGACGCTCGAAGAGCCGCCCGCGCATGTGAAGTTCATCTTTGCGACAACCGAAATCCGCAAAGTGCCCGTCACGGTTTTGTCGCGCTGCCAGCGTTTCGATCTGCGCCGCATCGAACCCGAAGTGATGATCGCGCTCCTGCGCAAGATCGCCTCTGCCGAAGGCGCCGAGATCAGTGACGACGCCCTCGCCCTCATCACCCGCGCCGCAGAAGGCTCTGCCCGTGATGCAACCTCGCTTCTCGATCAGGCGATCAGCCATGGCGCGGGCGAAACCACAGCCGATCAGGTCCGCGCCATGCTGGGCCTCGCCGACCGTGGGCGCGTCCTTGATCTCTTCGACATGATCCTACGCGGCGAAGCGGCGGCGGCTCTGACCGAGCTTTCGGCACAATATGCCGACGGTGCCGACCCGATGGCGATCCTGCGCGATCTGGCTGAGATTGCCCATTGGATTTCCATCATCCAGATCACGCCCGACGCAGCCGACGATCCGACTGTTTCCCCTGACGAACGCTCGCGCGGTCAGGCAATGGCGGGGGCTATTCCGATTCGCGTTCTGACCCGCCTGTGGCAAATGCTGCTCAAGGCGTTGGAAGAGGTCGCGATCGCCCCCAACGCGATGATGGCCGCGGAAATGGCGATCATCCGTTTGACCCATGTGGCCGATCTCCCCGCGCCTGCGGATCTTCTCAAGAAACTCTCCGAGACGCTTCCGCCTTCGGGTGGCCCCTCGGGCGGCGGCGGGCGTCCTGCGCCGACGGGCGGCACGGTGAATGCGATGAGCACGAGCTATGCCCCGACCTCGGGCTCGGGTCCAGTGGCACGCGGCGGTGCCCAACCCGCCACCGCACTGAGTGCCGACTCGCTCGCACGCTATGCCCGCTTCGAGGACGTGGTCGAGCTGATCCGCGCCCACCGCGACGTCAAACTCCTCGTCGAGGTGGAAAGCGGCGTGCGGCTCGCCAACTATCGCCCCGGACGGATCGAGTTCCAGCTTGCTCCGAACGCCCCCCAGGACCTCGCCCAGCGCCTTGGGTCGCGGCTTCAGGCGTGGACGGGCAACCGTTGGGCCATCACGCTTGTGAACGAAGGCGGCGCCCCGACGATCACCGAAGTGCGCGACGCCGAAGACAACGCTCTCAAATCCGAGGCGACCAAGCACCCGCTGGTGCAGGCTGTCCTCAAGTCCTTTCCCAAAGCCCGTATCAGCACGATCCGCACCCAAGCGGATATCGCGCTCGAGGCCGAGGTCGAGGCACTCCGCGAAGTAGACGA encodes:
- a CDS encoding DNA polymerase III subunit gamma/tau; the protein is MIKAPMSDTAARPYQVLARKYRPETFADLVGQDAMVRTLRNAFAADRIAQAFIMTGIRGTGKTTTARIIAKGMNCIGPDGNGKPTTDPCGVCEHCTSIMEGRHVDVMEMDAASRTGVNDIREIIDSVHYRAASARYKIYIIDEVHMLSTSAFNALLKTLEEPPAHVKFIFATTEIRKVPVTVLSRCQRFDLRRIEPEVMIALLRKIASAEGAEISDDALALITRAAEGSARDATSLLDQAISHGAGETTADQVRAMLGLADRGRVLDLFDMILRGEAAAALTELSAQYADGADPMAILRDLAEIAHWISIIQITPDAADDPTVSPDERSRGQAMAGAIPIRVLTRLWQMLLKALEEVAIAPNAMMAAEMAIIRLTHVADLPAPADLLKKLSETLPPSGGPSGGGGRPAPTGGTVNAMSTSYAPTSGSGPVARGGAQPATALSADSLARYARFEDVVELIRAHRDVKLLVEVESGVRLANYRPGRIEFQLAPNAPQDLAQRLGSRLQAWTGNRWAITLVNEGGAPTITEVRDAEDNALKSEATKHPLVQAVLKSFPKARISTIRTQADIALEAEVEALREVDEEWDPFEAD
- a CDS encoding SRPBCC family protein — protein: MKFSTKEDIEASMEFVFDRCSDYKAFERAAMRRGVDVVRTSGEGPIAKGSIWEVEFEFRGKSRKAAIQITHADNPNSINVYFESGGIEGDCEIELVALSPNRTRMGVEFELKPRTLAARLMLQSMKLARQNLIKRFKTRVADFAEDIEEKAMGRA
- the nudC gene encoding NAD(+) diphosphatase, encoding MRIAEEVTFGGSGYDRAAQLRPEAESLWQRPDARAMILWRGKPLVTDAEVRALFFVEVGHPVMDLAGEPIFLGLPDGVPTFAVDLSGWNPSEIELHSGFLDPTEQSHPLIGEGAVFAELRAVMTHLSPQDAELASTARAVLGWHDSHKFCSKCGHESKMAVGGWQRNCPSCGAPHFPRTDPVAIMLVTHGNSVLLGRSPAWPERMYSCLAGFVEPGETIEAAVRREVFEEAGIRCARVTYLASQPWAFPMNLMFGCHAEASSTEITVDPAELEDARWVTKEELALAFAGEHPDISPARKGSIAHFMLFNWLADRLD